One stretch of Eggerthella lenta DSM 2243 DNA includes these proteins:
- a CDS encoding bifunctional autolysin, translated as MRDRSQRLHWIETLIGKDRQEARRNNALVIPTDDGDMAIAFSSIVEVVAASRVQPLALLPEQFCGVLFRGNELAPIVDTRAPDTGPGHVVLVEGEGCLLGLQFYGTPYVVDLDETEHALLAIERRPSFPSGTLPLLDIDAVAKALLALD; from the coding sequence ATGCGCGACCGTAGCCAACGTCTGCACTGGATTGAAACGCTCATCGGCAAGGACCGCCAAGAGGCTCGGCGGAATAACGCGCTGGTCATCCCCACCGATGACGGAGACATGGCCATCGCGTTCTCATCCATCGTCGAAGTGGTCGCCGCCAGCCGCGTGCAGCCCCTTGCCCTCTTGCCCGAGCAGTTCTGCGGCGTGCTGTTCCGCGGCAACGAGCTGGCTCCCATCGTCGACACGAGAGCCCCCGACACTGGACCGGGGCACGTCGTGCTCGTCGAAGGGGAAGGATGCCTGTTGGGGCTGCAGTTCTACGGCACGCCCTACGTCGTCGACCTCGACGAAACCGAACATGCCCTCTTGGCCATCGAGCGCCGTCCGAGCTTCCCGTCGGGAACGCTTCCCCTGCTGGATATCGACGCCGTAGCGAAAGCGCTGCTCGCCCTCGATTAA
- a CDS encoding glycerophosphodiester phosphodiesterase family protein, with the protein MEFARSTWRLFAANARTAILFEFGFRFLFAILFVPACFGMVDLAMEAAGLAYLADTNMTTLFANPLAWVFLLVAALVLALGALFEMCALVVVMQAGKTGRRIGVFETSRLAFSSARRIARPSNWLLALFVLLLVPLTNLTVTSSALTGVRLPEFIMDFIWENGALTAVFVIVMAALYLHAFFLAFGIHFFTLCDESWMQARISSRSLLRGNAWRLARRLLALFAVFASGAVAAIVVGVLILAAILEGGLPFGVSFALTLVMFAFTIVVDCVFAPLSYAALSATFYEFSQERGIDIPYRIDEPSRTCRTRLARAAVGSFLAMLGLVSLLSYDPLHGVFESESQREPAPDFAITAHRGGAREAPENTLAAFQNAIDQGADWVELDVQQTADGVLVVMHDANLKRTTGLDKEFWQVTYDEIKDLDNGSWFDPAFADQRICTLEEALALCKGKIKLNIEVKPDGHGVDLERKTVDLINAYDMRDQVAVASISYESLAKVKEIDPSMPTMYDMTLAYGSISSIEHVDYFSVDDFFVTQELVDEVQGAGKIIYAWTVNDPANMSRLIDYGIDGLVTDDIAQARELYEAALNEGHEYFAAI; encoded by the coding sequence ATGGAGTTCGCACGCAGCACATGGAGGCTGTTCGCCGCCAATGCGCGAACCGCTATCCTGTTCGAATTCGGTTTCCGATTCTTGTTCGCCATCCTGTTCGTACCGGCATGTTTCGGCATGGTGGATCTCGCGATGGAAGCGGCCGGACTTGCCTACTTGGCCGACACGAACATGACGACTCTATTCGCGAATCCGCTGGCGTGGGTGTTTTTGCTCGTGGCCGCGCTTGTGCTAGCCCTCGGAGCCCTTTTCGAGATGTGCGCCCTCGTCGTTGTCATGCAGGCGGGAAAGACGGGTCGGCGCATCGGAGTGTTCGAAACGAGCCGGCTCGCATTCTCTTCCGCCCGGCGCATCGCACGCCCATCGAACTGGCTTCTTGCGCTGTTCGTGCTGCTGCTGGTTCCGCTCACGAACCTGACCGTCACTTCCTCGGCGCTCACCGGCGTGCGGCTTCCCGAGTTCATTATGGACTTCATCTGGGAAAACGGCGCGCTGACCGCGGTGTTCGTCATCGTGATGGCCGCACTGTACCTGCATGCGTTTTTTCTGGCGTTCGGCATTCACTTCTTCACGCTGTGCGACGAATCCTGGATGCAGGCACGCATCTCGAGCAGGAGCCTGCTGCGCGGCAACGCCTGGCGGCTGGCGCGCCGTCTGCTGGCCTTGTTCGCCGTGTTCGCGTCGGGAGCGGTCGCGGCCATAGTCGTCGGCGTCCTCATCTTGGCCGCCATCCTAGAAGGCGGCCTGCCGTTCGGAGTCTCCTTCGCGCTCACGCTCGTGATGTTCGCGTTCACTATCGTGGTCGACTGCGTGTTCGCGCCGCTGAGCTATGCCGCCCTCAGCGCCACGTTCTACGAATTCTCGCAGGAGCGGGGCATCGACATCCCTTACCGCATCGACGAGCCCTCGCGTACGTGCAGGACGAGGCTCGCGCGCGCAGCGGTCGGCTCCTTTCTCGCCATGCTCGGACTCGTTTCGTTGCTGTCCTACGACCCTTTGCACGGGGTATTCGAATCCGAAAGCCAGCGAGAGCCCGCGCCGGATTTCGCGATCACCGCGCATCGGGGCGGCGCGCGCGAGGCTCCCGAGAACACCTTGGCTGCATTCCAGAACGCTATCGACCAAGGCGCGGATTGGGTGGAGCTTGACGTGCAGCAGACGGCCGACGGCGTGCTCGTGGTGATGCACGATGCCAACCTCAAGCGCACGACGGGTCTGGATAAAGAGTTCTGGCAGGTCACGTACGACGAGATCAAAGACCTCGACAACGGCAGCTGGTTCGATCCCGCATTCGCAGACCAGCGGATATGCACGCTGGAAGAGGCGCTTGCGTTGTGCAAAGGCAAGATCAAGTTGAATATCGAGGTGAAGCCGGACGGCCACGGCGTCGACCTCGAGCGAAAGACGGTCGACCTCATCAACGCCTACGATATGAGAGACCAGGTGGCCGTCGCGAGCATCTCCTACGAGTCGCTCGCGAAGGTGAAGGAGATCGACCCCTCCATGCCCACCATGTACGACATGACGTTGGCTTACGGCTCCATCTCGAGCATCGAGCATGTCGATTATTTCAGCGTCGACGACTTCTTCGTCACCCAGGAACTCGTCGACGAAGTGCAAGGGGCGGGGAAGATCATATACGCTTGGACCGTCAACGACCCCGCCAACATGTCGCGCCTCATCGATTATGGCATCGACGGTCTGGTCACCGACGACATCGCACAAGCTCGCGAGCTGTACGAAGCCGCGCTGAACGAGGGGCACGAGTACTTCGCCGCCATCTGA
- a CDS encoding alpha/beta fold hydrolase, with protein sequence MHGQGVQWEDYAHVLPDLAQRYHVFAVDCFGHGESSHDPALYSCEAIGRALKSFAAQKIGACYLVSGHSSGGIIAAWLAANDAERVSACVLEDPPFFRVTPVEMQQEPGCFAWKDGFMVTHAFLRQGDVADPTVYYAQHSYLFSLFGGLQPKIAEWTAQERSANPDAHLTLAWVPHDWVRGLYFYDDFDVRFSETFYDGTWFDGIDQADLLRCITCPAVYLKAKTNYGEDGTLLAANSDEDAARVQQLVAVCETVVVESGHDIHYERPKTFADAVDRAASVASAK encoded by the coding sequence GTGCACGGCCAGGGCGTGCAGTGGGAGGACTATGCCCACGTGCTGCCCGATCTCGCGCAGCGCTACCACGTGTTCGCCGTCGACTGCTTCGGTCACGGCGAATCGAGCCACGATCCGGCGCTTTACTCATGCGAGGCCATCGGGCGGGCGCTCAAGTCCTTCGCTGCGCAAAAGATCGGCGCGTGCTATCTCGTGTCGGGCCATTCGTCGGGCGGCATCATCGCCGCGTGGCTGGCCGCCAACGACGCCGAGCGGGTATCGGCATGCGTGCTGGAGGATCCGCCCTTCTTCCGCGTCACGCCGGTCGAGATGCAGCAGGAACCGGGCTGCTTCGCATGGAAAGACGGCTTCATGGTGACGCACGCGTTCCTCCGGCAGGGCGACGTTGCCGACCCGACCGTGTACTACGCGCAGCACAGCTACCTGTTCAGCCTGTTCGGAGGACTGCAGCCTAAAATCGCGGAGTGGACGGCGCAGGAGCGATCAGCGAACCCCGACGCGCATCTCACGCTGGCCTGGGTGCCGCACGACTGGGTGCGTGGCCTGTACTTCTACGACGACTTCGACGTGCGGTTCAGCGAGACGTTCTATGACGGCACGTGGTTCGACGGCATCGACCAGGCCGACCTTCTGCGCTGCATAACCTGTCCTGCCGTGTACCTGAAAGCGAAGACGAACTACGGCGAGGATGGTACATTGCTCGCCGCCAACTCCGACGAGGACGCCGCACGCGTGCAGCAGCTCGTGGCTGTCTGCGAAACCGTCGTCGTCGAATCGGGCCACGACATCCACTACGAGCGTCCGAAAACGTTCGCGGACGCCGTCGACCGGGCGGCATCGGTCGCATCGGCTAAGTAG
- a CDS encoding glutathione peroxidase, translated as MASSIYDFTVKDQQGNDVSLADYRGRVLLVVNTATECGFTPTYAQLQELYTALHERGLDILDFPCDQFGHQAPGTNEEIAQFCTSRFGVTFPQFAKIEVNGEGADPLFTYLQQQKGFEGFDDGHELTPILEDLLSKDDPDYAGKPDIKWNFTKFLVDREGNVVRRFEPTASIPDVVAPAVEELL; from the coding sequence ATGGCTTCCAGCATCTATGACTTTACCGTAAAGGATCAGCAGGGCAACGACGTGTCGCTCGCCGACTACCGGGGTCGCGTGCTGCTGGTGGTGAACACCGCCACTGAGTGCGGCTTCACGCCCACGTACGCCCAGCTCCAGGAGCTGTACACCGCGTTGCATGAGCGAGGCCTGGACATCCTCGACTTCCCGTGCGACCAGTTCGGCCACCAGGCGCCCGGCACGAACGAGGAGATCGCGCAGTTCTGCACGTCGCGGTTCGGCGTGACGTTCCCGCAATTCGCGAAAATCGAGGTCAACGGCGAGGGAGCCGACCCGCTGTTCACCTACCTGCAGCAGCAGAAGGGCTTCGAGGGCTTCGACGACGGCCACGAGTTGACGCCCATTCTGGAAGACCTGCTGTCGAAGGACGACCCCGACTACGCCGGCAAGCCGGACATCAAGTGGAACTTCACGAAGTTCCTCGTCGACCGCGAGGGCAACGTCGTGCGCCGTTTCGAGCCCACCGCGTCCATCCCCGATGTCGTGGCGCCCGCCGTGGAGGAGCTGCTGTAG
- a CDS encoding LytR C-terminal domain-containing protein — MSVNAKTAHGALLASALVLCGASGILLGSCSTGQPSAQESANQSAYETAASAEGNVLSRAASVPEPASAAVDAAGSVRIGKDQVTVLVLNGCGVEGAAAEVAEKVRGAGFENVTVDNATYFNAALTRVSYYHKENSAEAEELAELLKVVGPGSVYCYDSDQSGGWSEDYDILVLVGDPSVGGFAPQGAQV, encoded by the coding sequence ATGAGCGTGAACGCGAAGACGGCGCATGGGGCTCTTCTCGCGAGCGCACTCGTATTATGCGGGGCGTCGGGGATACTGCTCGGTTCGTGCTCGACCGGCCAGCCTTCCGCGCAGGAGTCAGCGAACCAGTCGGCGTACGAGACGGCTGCGTCGGCTGAAGGAAACGTTCTATCCCGTGCGGCTTCCGTGCCAGAGCCGGCTTCGGCTGCGGTCGATGCTGCTGGATCCGTGCGCATCGGCAAGGACCAGGTGACGGTGCTCGTGCTCAACGGCTGCGGCGTCGAGGGCGCAGCTGCCGAGGTGGCCGAGAAGGTGCGCGGCGCGGGGTTCGAGAACGTGACGGTGGACAACGCGACCTACTTCAACGCTGCGTTGACGCGCGTGTCGTACTACCACAAGGAAAACAGCGCGGAAGCGGAGGAGCTGGCCGAGCTGTTGAAGGTGGTCGGGCCGGGGAGCGTGTACTGCTACGACAGCGATCAGTCGGGAGGATGGAGCGAGGATTACGACATCCTTGTTTTGGTGGGCGATCCTTCGGTTGGCGGCTTCGCGCCGCAGGGTGCGCAAGTATGA
- a CDS encoding DUF2628 domain-containing protein — protein sequence MDDDARFMARTPAGEPYELCNLYAAYAEGEGGSPKPQMVRKMRGWGFSWLALLLTPLYLLYRKQYLAAGCWIAVSFGADFLSKSLSTVVGMLFFLASLVFGMAFYSLYRVSAERAMDRAFEQGATNVREALAYVRRCGGTSFAAVGVGFAVVFALAVVEVLAGI from the coding sequence ATGGACGACGATGCCCGGTTCATGGCGAGGACGCCCGCGGGAGAGCCGTACGAGCTTTGCAATTTGTACGCGGCTTATGCGGAAGGCGAGGGAGGCAGTCCGAAACCCCAGATGGTGCGGAAGATGCGCGGGTGGGGGTTCAGCTGGCTCGCGCTGTTGCTGACACCTCTGTACCTGCTGTACCGCAAGCAGTACCTCGCGGCTGGCTGCTGGATCGCCGTGAGCTTCGGCGCCGATTTCCTGTCGAAGTCCCTTTCGACGGTGGTGGGGATGCTCTTCTTCCTGGCGAGCCTCGTGTTCGGCATGGCGTTCTACTCGCTGTACCGCGTCAGCGCCGAGCGCGCGATGGACCGCGCGTTCGAACAGGGCGCGACGAACGTGCGGGAGGCGCTCGCCTACGTGCGGCGTTGTGGCGGCACCAGCTTCGCGGCCGTGGGCGTGGGTTTCGCAGTGGTGTTCGCGCTCGCCGTGGTGGAAGTGCTGGCGGGCATCTAA